Below is a window of Sulfurisphaera ohwakuensis DNA.
AGTTAGTTGAGGCTAAGGAATACATGAAGATTAGGGTCTTAGTATATCCTGGCATTACAGATGAAGAGAAAAAGATATTCGAAGAAGTATATTACGACGTAAGGATAAAAGAATATTCGATAGCGTTAGCCAGATTTGTTAAGAATGAGATTAAATCTAGGAACATAACTAGGAGGTTTAGAGGTGCTGTTACCGTAATGAATAATAGACCAGATATAATAGAAGTCTGGATATTCAAAAGGGAAGTTGAGGCAGATAAGAGGTTTAATGTTATAGGTGAAATCTTACCAGAAGATATGGAATTATTGGACTACCTAAGTGATATGAGTCCAGTGAAATTAGTACCGATTGAAATGAAATAAACTTTGATCACAGTTTAAATGGAAACAATAAGCCTTCAAATTACGCGGGAACCCAATCATGTTAAGAGGAAGATCTTGCCTTTCAAAACCTCAGAAAATATATGGTTAACTTATGCAGTTAAACTAGAAAGGAGAAAAGAAAATTTGTATGAATTTTTCTCATTTTATGATATTAAATAAACTAAATAAAAAGTTCTAAATTAAATATTGAAAATTATAATGATAAAAAATACTTAATGATTCTATAGATTTTATCCGCGATAAATGAAAATTGGTAATATTGGATGAGATAATATTATGGCTAAGATATCTGATAATTGTCATGTTTAAGCTGATCAATTATAAGCCTACTTATACTAACCTTGACATAAGTATGTTAAATCTAACCCTCAAGTCTTGCTAACTTCTTTAGTTTTACTATTAAATTACTAGAAAGATCTTTAATTAAAAGTTAGGATAAGTTACCTCCGGGTAAACACTAAGAATTCTAATTTAAAATAAATAATATTTATTAGCTCACCGATGAATATTATGATTTTTCATATGGCAGATTCCCTTAAATTATTATTCAATTTTCTTTCTTAACTTCTTCCACCTCTCTTAATATTTCCTTTCCTCTCTCATTCACCTTAATAATAAAGTTAGCTAGAGCTATAATAAAATCCAGGATCCATTTCTTTGCATCTTCTTTTGAAGTTATTGGGGAATATTCTCCAGCTTTATCATAACCCACATATGAAAAGACATGAAGAGACATAGCTTGTTTAGCTAAATCTGTAATACCAGGCAGATCCATCTCCAGAATAGATGCATAATAGAGTAATCTATTTGAAGGAGCAGTAAAACCTATTTTATAGAAAAATCTTCTTTCTTTTTCTTCTAGTTTAGAGGAAAAAGACAGATGATTAATACTTATAATTCCACTTAAGAACGCCTTAAATGCTAAAAATGCTTTCACCGCAGAATTTCGGAACTTACCTTGTCTTAGAAGTTCTACAGCTATCAAAGCCTCATCAATACTTTCCTCTACTCTTAATTCTCCATATTTTCTAACATCTCTTTCCCAAACTACTCTCTCACTCATTACTTATAATAATCATTTCGCAAAATATTAGCCTTTTTATGAGGTTTTAATAAACTTGGTGGATTAGCAAGATATAGTTGGAGAGACTATAGATAATATAATGAAATAACTTCTTAGTTAAACTTTCTTAAATTTTAGATGTCTTTTTCCTTCTTTTAGGTATTAAAAGTTTCAGCACAATTTGAAGACTTATTGTTTCCCTTCACCTAGAAAGTGAAGATCAACTAAATCCGGTTTCAACTACTATGGGGATCTCTAGCATAGCTAAAAAGAGCGGGGCTGGTATAACATTATCTCCTAACTCGCCCTTACTCACATACATAAATTTCTTAACTTTTCCCAAAACCTTACTTCTTCCTCCTCTTACTCTTCCATATTTTATTTCAATTCCCCAGTATTCTCCGTTTAAATTTACGATCACGTCCACTTCTTCATTAGTTTTAACATAATATACGTCGTAAAGTCTTGAAAGATGAGATACTATCATGGCCTCAACTAACTTTGACTTATCTGGTGGTTTGGTCATAGTCCAGTTAGAAAAGGTATGATAAATGAACGGATCAATAAAGTAAAATTTTTTCTGTTTTCTTGGTATCGGCAATCCAGTATTTACATCTATAGTGTCAATCACTTTCATAAGATATAACTTCTCCATGAGGTTAACATAGCTTATAGCGGTCTTTACAGTCCCTACTCCATAATCTTTTGAAATTGTATGGAAACTGTATTCTGATGAGGCCTTTTCAATAATTGCTCTAGCAGTAAGTTTAAACAACCTTTCACTTCTCCTTAATTTGTTAATATCGCTTATAATACTTGAAATGAAATCGTATTGCGTTGATTGGCTTACCTTTCCCTCAATAATGAAATCCTTTATTGCATTGGGAAAACCTCCCGTTATCAAGTAGTATTCTAAGATCTCTTTCAATTTAGGAAGATAACCTACATACTTGGTATAGTTTTCAAGGACGAATTTCAAATCCCCCGTAGGTAAATTAATTCCAAATAGCTTTACATACTCAGAAAACGGAAGGGGAAACATAACTAGCACTTTTCCTTTCCCCCTTCTCCCTGGAAAGGTTTCTATTTCACCTTTAGCCTTCATTGAAAGAGAACCGGACAGAATTAACACGTCATTACTGAATTTCCCCATATCGATCCTATATTTTATACTTCTATACCACTCCTTAGGGAACGTAACTTCATCAAGTATAATTACGGAACTTTTTATCCCTTCTCTTTTCCTTATCTTCTCATATTCCTCTAGAACTTCGTCAAGTTCCTTATAATCAGCTAATTTATCACACGCAAAATAAAAGATGGATTTAGGATTATAACCACTATCCAACAGTTTCTTTATTAAAAGGATTAATGCCGTTGTTTTTCCAACTTGTCTAGGCCCAAATAAGAAGTTTAAAGAGTAAGGTTCAGTAGATACCGGAAGTGTGATATCCCATTTTACTTTCGATTCCTGATACTTCCTATAATATTCATTCTCTCTTATTAGTTCTGGTGAAATCCACCAGGGGTTCTGTTCTTCAATCATATGTAATTGGATTACACAAATATTTATAAATTTTGTTTACTCTCACTCCACAAATGCTTATAAATACATGATAAAAAAGTCGTGGGTAATAACGTTAGAATTAACTTAAATACGTATAATTGCTAAAAATAAGTAAAATGGTTTATAGGTTACTCCAATTTTTATAAAAAAGTGAAACTAGTTCCTAAATTGATCTTCTAAAAGCTAAGAAAAATTGATCCAGTAAAATTCATGCGAGGATGAATATTTAACAATTTAATTTGAAATCTCTATAATAATCTCTTATGTACCCAACTTTTCCTTCTCTAATTAGCTAAAGAGTAAGATATGACAAATATTATCTTATTTGCAGTAAACATAAATCTTAAGTAAATAAATGGTACTCTTTGTGAACTAATTCTCTTCTTGAGGTTTTCAAAGGACTAGCACTCTTATAAGCTTTTGAACATACAAACGAGAAAAAGTTATACAGTATTAAGATATTAACTTACCTTCTTTAAATTTCTTGTATTTTATAATTTTAAATGTGATTTCATCGCCTACATCATATCTTTCCTCAGATAGAATTACTATTGATAAATCTTTATTCTTTAATTTGCAAAATAAATAAATGTTTTCTCCTACAGCTTCTACTGAGTAAACTATAGCAGTTAAATCACCTCCTATTTTAGCCCATTCTGGTCTAAAGCCTATTTCAATGGAGTTGTCTTCACCAACTATATCTCCTGGTAAAAAGTTCATTGGGAATTCACCAATAAATTCCGCTACCCATTTAGTTTTTGGAAATTCATAGAGTTCATCTGGTTTTCCAACTTGTTCGAATTTACCTTCATGAAGAACAGCAATCCTATCTGCTAAACTCATAGCTTCTTTTTGATCGTGCGTTACATAAATAAAAGTCCCATTGAGCTCTTTTTGAATCCTTTTCAATTCACCCCTCGCTATAAGCCTTACTCTTGCATCTAGATTTGATAAAGGTTCATCTAATAGATAAAATGAAGGTTCTCTTACAATAGCCCTAGCTAAAGCTACTCTTTGCTGTTGTCCTCCGCTTATTCGTGTAACTGGCATATTTAATATATCACTTATTTTTAGCAACTCTGCAACCCTCTTTACTTTTTTATCTATTTCTTCTTTCTTAATATGCTTCATTTTCAAAGGAAATGCTATATTATCATAAACAGTCATATTGGGATATAAGGCATAATTCTGAAATACCATTGCAATATTCCTTTTTTCTGGAGGTAAGTTAGTTATATCCTTCCCATCAACAATTATCCTTCCTTTATCTGGTTTTTCGATTCCAGCCATGATTTTTAATAAGGTAGATTTTCCAGCCCCACTGGGACCGAGGATTACAAAGAACTCACCAGTTTCAATTTTTTCTGAAATATCATCTAGGACAACTTTACTTCCATACTTTTTTGTAATTTCTTGTAATTCTATCATGATTTTATCCCTCCAGTTAAATATTCACCTCTTAAATATTTTTGTAATAATATAGTTAAAATAATTACGGGAATCGTGAAGACTAAAGAAAACGCAATAGCTGCTAAAATGTTCCCTCTTGTAATATTCAAATATATTTCGACCGGCCACGTTGGATGAATAGGTGACAGTATTACGGCATAAGTAAATTCATCCCATGAAAACATCCAAGAGATTAGGAATGCAGCTATAATACCTGGTGAAGTAGTAGGTACTAATACTTTAAGAATATACGAAAGGGTAGACGCACCATCTATTTTTGCCTGATATTCAATCTCTCTGGGTATTGAAGAGAAAGTACCTTGTAATATAAATACTGCTAGTGGTAATGTTACTAATTCCTGTGCAAAAGCAAGCCCGGGTATAGTATCAAATAATCCTAGCCTTATGAACTCTGCACTTATCGGTACTCCCAAAATCACCTCCTTAAAAATAAACCTGTAGTATTAGTAAGCGTTTCCTCTGATTTATTTAAATAAATCTCTGCCTCAGATATATTTTCAATAATTTTTGAAATTAGTGATTTGAAAGTCCTCATTTTCACGTTATCCTTGAGGATCGTGTACAAGGAGTAAACGAGCACGGCAAGTAAGAAGATTAACATGCGGAAAATGAACTTTGTTGAACACGTAAAGGGGAGGAACGATTTAACACTCCTATAAGACGTTTCTATCGGATTCCTCACCTTGTTATATAACTCCAAGACCTTATTCTTGGGTAAATCGAGATTTGTAGCCCTAGCGAAGTAAACAACCTTCTTCTTTTTCCTCTTGATCTTCTCCCTGCGATACACGATCAGCCTAAACTTAACCTGCTCATCCTTACTACGCCTCTTACTATTCGTAATATATTCACCATCAAACTCCTCGTAGATCTTGACATCACCAACGGGAACTCCAATAATGTAGTTGAACTGGGATATGAATTTTATCACCTCAACCGTGTAAAATCCTGCATCAAGTGTTATCAGTTTAATCCTAAATCCCATTGCAACCACTTGTTCAATCAAGACCTTGACAATCTCATCCTTTGTCATCCCATTAACTTGCGGTATGAAAGCAAGTATGAGGATTTTTCCTTCGTATTTCGTTGTAGCTGTTGCGTAGTTCCACGAGTATCCCTTTTCTGAGCTTCCCAAACCTTCTACAGGTTTTCCGTACCAAGTTATTGTTGTCCAATCTATTGATAGTTCTATCTCCTTCACGCCCTTAAGTGTTTCGAGTGAGATTTGTTTCACTTGTTCCAGTGTTTTTTCCGCTACTTGTAACCCTTGTTCTTCAACGTAATTCCTCACCGTTTGTGGTGATACGTTGTAAGCTCTGGAAACGTTTTCCACTGAATCTTTGTGTAATGATGCTGAGATCAAGGTTTTTGTAACTTCCTCTCCCTTTCTCCCTTGGAAGTTACTCATGGAAATTAATTTATACCCTATTTGTTGAGTGTTTAATGAGGGAATTGGCATTACCATGAGCCCTTATGGTAATACCGATTCCCTCGCTTTAAACCTTTTTTCCCAATTTGTTGAATTCTTGATGTTGTTATAAACTTGGTTATGTTCAACAAATTTAATATTGTTCAATCAGAATTATTTTTGTAAAATGATTTTGGGAGTACCGTTATGGGTATTGCAACTACTAGACCAGGCATCATATTTGTTATAAGTAATACCACAATGATTGGATATGCTATCTTCCCAGGTAGCTTACTTAACCCATAACCTGCTGGAATACCCACAATTAATGCCAGGATTCCTACTAATGTTGCAACTGCTAGGCTCTTTAATAATGGATGAATAAAATCATATTGAGTAAATGCGAAAATTAAATTATTAAATGTTGGTGATTTAAAGATAAGTGGAGGGTAAACACTCTCTATTGTATACTTTGGTGAATTAAATGCTAAAAGTAGTAAAATATATATTGGGGCAAGAAAGTAAACTGTAAAGATTGCAATTCCAACATAGACCAGTTTATTGCTCATCTTCTACCACCTCCCGCATATTTTATATTTATCGCTATCAATGCTGAAATAAATACTAGTAAGATTACTGCCGCTGCTGCTGATAAATTGATTGCAGTTGTTGAGTACAACTCATACGCTAAAGTTGTAAGTAATAAGGGATGAAAACCAATTATAATTAATGGTAAAGCAAATATGTTAAATTCGCTGACTCCTCTTATAATTAAAGCTATAGCTATAAATTTCTTTAAATTTGGTAAAGTTATATGTATAAATCTCCTAAATGGACCAGCTCCATCTAAGGCAGCCGCATAATAAAGTTCTTTAGGAATAGATAGCATTCCAGATAACAAAATTAAAGTAACTAGTGGAGTATTCTTCCAACTATCAGATACCATTACAACTAGTAAGGAAATTAAGTTATTCGAGTACCAATTAATTCCTTTAAGTCCGAATAAATGAAGAAGGGAATTTGCATAGCCTCCTACACTTTGAAATATAAATGAGAATGTTACTGCAGCAACTACAGTTGCAACTCCTAATGGTATTATAGATATTGTAGAAAAGATTTTCTTACCTCTAAATTCTCTTGCCAAGATCGATGCAACACCAAGAGCTAAAAATAGTTGAATAAGTAATGCACCAACAGTTACAATTATTGTATTTTCTATCGTACCATATATATTGAAATAAAATAATTCTTCATAATTATTTAATGTAAACTGACCATTAGTAGTTTGAAAACTTAAGATAACAGCTTGAATGGAAGGATAAAATGCAAAAAAAGCTACATAAGCTATTGCAGGAAGAGTAAAAAGAAAATACTTTACTTCTGATCTCACGTTTTTACTCACCCATATAATGGTGCAAACATTCCTTCTTCATATTCTTGTGCAACGGTAGAATTATATGTAGTCGCTAGATACTTATACATTTCAGCATTAGCTTGACTTAATATTTGCGGTATTTCAGAATATGGTGCATGATTAACTACAATCTCGTCAAATACCTGGTCAGCAATTGTATTCCATTCTGATATCCATGGTACTGGTTCTCTGAAGAAAGCATTCTGGAATGCTTCCTCTTCAGCTTTGAATAATGCGGATATATTTGAAGGTAAATTCTGATATGCTTGAGCATTTACTGCGGGTTCTCCTAGTATTGTAATTATATCCCTCTGTACTGTAGTTGATAACAAGAATTTAATGAATAATAATAAGTCGCTTAAGTCCGTAGCACCTTTTGGAATTGCCAATACGTCTCCACCAACTAGGTGATCATTATTAACTGGCCCACTAGGACCCGGATAGAAGCCAATATTGCTAACATTAATTCCTTCACTAGCCATAACAGAGTATATGTATGGCCATTGATAATCAAGAATGTAATATTCACCACTTGCTAATCCTTTATAACTTCCCCAATATCCATGTATATATTCTGGGGCAAAATATGCTGAAAGATTATAAAGATACTCGAAAGCTAATATATCACCGCTGTCATTAAATACAAATGGATTACCACCAGCTTGTACCATCCATTGATATAGCTCTGTTGCAGTACTAGCTCCCCCGTGGCCTTGGAACATTACTGGTTTTACACCAGTCTTCTCATAAATAATTTTAGCGTCAGTCAATAACTGTGACCATGTTTGTGGCGGAGTCAAACCTAGCTCTTTAAATGTAGTCTCATTATACCAAACTAACGGTATGTTACCTCTAAATGGAATGAAATATATTCCTCCATATACCTTTTGCTCGTATTGCATTAAGTTAGTCATAGAAGGAATCATGCCTGGAATTGAAATATTTGATAGGTAAGGAGTTAAGTTCATTAAATCTCCTGCATAAAGTAGTTCGCCTATTACCATGTTATCTTCGGCTATAACTACTGGACCAACATCGTGAGCTTTCTCTAATGCTTCAATGCTGCTTACAATGTCTGTCGCACTTTCACTAACTAAATTAACCTTTATGTTAGGATGTTCTTTCTCAAACATAGGTATAATTACACCATCAAAGACCTTTGCTTCTGACGGGGCTAAATCATCATAGTATGTTATAGTTACAACTTTCTGGGTTGTTGGTGGATGTGAAGATACAAAATAATATGCTAATCCTCCTGCTACTGCGGCTACTATTACAATTATTCCTATTACTAAGATACTTTTAGCTATTCCTAAAACAGATCTATTTCTCATGGATATCATTAAACATTACTATATCATTATATAAAAAATTTATGCTTACATGGAGTGTTTAAATTTTACTATACATAATACAAATCATTATTATAGTTTTTATTTCGATATGACTTAAATTACGAGTATATAAATAATATATTCTAATATATAAATTTCGAACATTAGGGGTAAAATTATATATTCAATACTATTTGAAGTTTACCGTATATATAAAGATTTTTAAGGTAAATTTATATAGATTAAATAAGATTTCCACATAGGAGAGTTTTCATTACTGTTTATTTATAATATATTATCTTTGTTACTCTCATTATAGTATTCTTGCTAACCTAGCTAAGCTGGACTACTATTAGAAAGTTACATATATTTCTAGATCTAGCTAATGTAAGACGGTATAAGTCAATGATATCTTTATGAAGTGTACAAAATTTTTGTAAATAAACAAGAAAATGCTGCTCTTATAAACCTTAAAAATGCAACAAAAATAGGTTGTTCATTGTATGTCAAGGATAAATATCCCTTTACAAAATAAGTATCTATGGACATTAAAAAAATGATTAAAGCACAAGAGGAGGCTAGGCAAGTTAGGAGGAGTACTGCTAATTGGGAGTTTATAAAAAGTTTACCTCCTAAACTCAGAATAGCCCTAGAATACTACATAGAAACTGGTAATTTTAGAGAAGCAGCTAGAATGGCTGGAATGTCTGTGGACGAATTCCTTTATTTTGCTAAAGATAAGGCAAATATATATGATATGTCTTGATTAATAAGTATAAGGTTAGATTTTCTGCAATCTGATAGAGTATCTAAATTGAGTGAGAGTGTATTTTATCTTAGTTTCAAGATTTAGGAATATATCTAATTTTTGGCTTAACGAATTTATAGTGTAGCACTGGATGTTTTAGCATCTAGGCTTAAATGCATAACGGTGTTTCTCTCTTACGTCTATAAACTTAGAATTGTTAGATGTATAGTATGTGGGGTCTTTAAACTACACTGGCCATAAAGATCAAGAAATAATAAGTGAGTATTAAATCATCAGTCTCGGTTAGCATTTTACGGAAAATTCTAGGAATATATAGTTTTCAAAAATGATAAGTTTTCTATTATAACTCTTCTATCTCAAAACGTTTATATATTACATATGTTTTAGTTCTAGGAATAAATATTTGTGTAAATGTTAGTTAAAATTCTAGAATATAATGATTTTCTATAACCGGTATTAGGTATATTATTATATCTCGCCTTATCTTAACTATTACTGTTAAGATTTAAATATAACTTTTTTTTTCCAAAATAACTATAGGTATTACGAAAGATATCAGTAAAAATGACATAAGATGCGATTGGACTATTAAAAATGTCAAAAAATGGAAAATGTTAAGAATTATAAGGATAAAAAAGCTGTAAAGTTTGTTTATAGTAACTAATGTGAATAACATGAATCTTATAGATTTCACGATTATTCCAATAAATAATTTATCAATAAAGAAAATAGTTGATGATAACGATGAAAAGGAAACAGATCTGCTGGTTAAAATTATGTTAAATAGATTAGGAATAGTTATTTAAATAAAAGAAAAAGATTTAATAAAAACATTTAACGAAAGAAAAAGATTTAACATATATGATAACAAAAAGAGGGATTGTAATACTTACCACATTCTCATTTGTTTACGCTTTATTAGAATTAGGGATGGTATGGGATCCTTCTCGCATTTCGACCTCACCAACATGGATGAAGGAATTTTTCACACCCACTGTATCTCTCTATTTCTATAGGGTAATGTACACTATACTCTTTACTTATCCATCTTATTTAGCTTCTGGAAAACTTTTTTCGCTGGAGACATTGTGGTATCTCATATACGGTTCTACTATCGAAGACA
It encodes the following:
- a CDS encoding ABC transporter substrate-binding protein encodes the protein MISMRNRSVLGIAKSILVIGIIVIVAAVAGGLAYYFVSSHPPTTQKVVTITYYDDLAPSEAKVFDGVIIPMFEKEHPNIKVNLVSESATDIVSSIEALEKAHDVGPVVIAEDNMVIGELLYAGDLMNLTPYLSNISIPGMIPSMTNLMQYEQKVYGGIYFIPFRGNIPLVWYNETTFKELGLTPPQTWSQLLTDAKIIYEKTGVKPVMFQGHGGASTATELYQWMVQAGGNPFVFNDSGDILAFEYLYNLSAYFAPEYIHGYWGSYKGLASGEYYILDYQWPYIYSVMASEGINVSNIGFYPGPSGPVNNDHLVGGDVLAIPKGATDLSDLLLFIKFLLSTTVQRDIITILGEPAVNAQAYQNLPSNISALFKAEEEAFQNAFFREPVPWISEWNTIADQVFDEIVVNHAPYSEIPQILSQANAEMYKYLATTYNSTVAQEYEEGMFAPLYG
- a CDS encoding ABC transporter permease subunit; amino-acid sequence: MGVPISAEFIRLGLFDTIPGLAFAQELVTLPLAVFILQGTFSSIPREIEYQAKIDGASTLSYILKVLVPTTSPGIIAAFLISWMFSWDEFTYAVILSPIHPTWPVEIYLNITRGNILAAIAFSLVFTIPVIILTILLQKYLRGEYLTGGIKS
- a CDS encoding ABC transporter ATP-binding protein gives rise to the protein MMIELQEITKKYGSKVVLDDISEKIETGEFFVILGPSGAGKSTLLKIMAGIEKPDKGRIIVDGKDITNLPPEKRNIAMVFQNYALYPNMTVYDNIAFPLKMKHIKKEEIDKKVKRVAELLKISDILNMPVTRISGGQQQRVALARAIVREPSFYLLDEPLSNLDARVRLIARGELKRIQKELNGTFIYVTHDQKEAMSLADRIAVLHEGKFEQVGKPDELYEFPKTKWVAEFIGEFPMNFLPGDIVGEDNSIEIGFRPEWAKIGGDLTAIVYSVEAVGENIYLFCKLKNKDLSIVILSEERYDVGDEITFKIIKYKKFKEGKLIS
- a CDS encoding carbohydrate ABC transporter permease is translated as MSNKLVYVGIAIFTVYFLAPIYILLLLAFNSPKYTIESVYPPLIFKSPTFNNLIFAFTQYDFIHPLLKSLAVATLVGILALIVGIPAGYGLSKLPGKIAYPIIVVLLITNMMPGLVVAIPITVLPKSFYKNNSD
- a CDS encoding ATP-binding protein, producing MIEEQNPWWISPELIRENEYYRKYQESKVKWDITLPVSTEPYSLNFLFGPRQVGKTTALILLIKKLLDSGYNPKSIFYFACDKLADYKELDEVLEEYEKIRKREGIKSSVIILDEVTFPKEWYRSIKYRIDMGKFSNDVLILSGSLSMKAKGEIETFPGRRGKGKVLVMFPLPFSEYVKLFGINLPTGDLKFVLENYTKYVGYLPKLKEILEYYLITGGFPNAIKDFIIEGKVSQSTQYDFISSIISDINKLRRSERLFKLTARAIIEKASSEYSFHTISKDYGVGTVKTAISYVNLMEKLYLMKVIDTIDVNTGLPIPRKQKKFYFIDPFIYHTFSNWTMTKPPDKSKLVEAMIVSHLSRLYDVYYVKTNEEVDVIVNLNGEYWGIEIKYGRVRGGRSKVLGKVKKFMYVSKGELGDNVIPAPLFLAMLEIPIVVETGFS
- a CDS encoding carbohydrate ABC transporter permease; translated protein: MRSEVKYFLFTLPAIAYVAFFAFYPSIQAVILSFQTTNGQFTLNNYEELFYFNIYGTIENTIIVTVGALLIQLFLALGVASILAREFRGKKIFSTISIIPLGVATVVAAVTFSFIFQSVGGYANSLLHLFGLKGINWYSNNLISLLVVMVSDSWKNTPLVTLILLSGMLSIPKELYYAAALDGAGPFRRFIHITLPNLKKFIAIALIIRGVSEFNIFALPLIIIGFHPLLLTTLAYELYSTTAINLSAAAAVILLVFISALIAINIKYAGGGRR
- a CDS encoding PaREP1 family protein, translated to MSERVVWERDVRKYGELRVEESIDEALIAVELLRQGKFRNSAVKAFLAFKAFLSGIISINHLSFSSKLEEKERRFFYKIGFTAPSNRLLYYASILEMDLPGITDLAKQAMSLHVFSYVGYDKAGEYSPITSKEDAKKWILDFIIALANFIIKVNERGKEILREVEEVKKEN